The DNA segment TGTTGATCTATTATCTTGTCGTTTTGGCAACATTATTCCCAACTGTCTTCCCAATAAGTCGGATGAAATCGAGtgaaagagaaagggagagagagagagtgcctTCAGCCCTCAGGATTGAACAGCCTCCCACACACTTCAcagagcagcacacacacacacacacacacagccttttGTTCTTACTGCATGGTTAATGCCCACACAGTGTTCATACCTCCAGGGTTTGGGCATATGTGCGTATGAGTCTACTTGTACATACCTGCAAGCACATGAATTCTCTTGAATCTCTTGTTGCTTAATTTATATCaacatgtttatttaattaatttccaTCGAACTTCTATTTTGTAAAGCAGTCTGTCAAGAGGTCTGAGGGCATTCCCGTACAAGGAAACTGGGATATTGAGAAGTAGTTGCAATATCCTTTTGAATTCCTCAGTTTTAAAGGACAGGTGTGTTGGAAAGATCCCAGCAGGACAAAGCTAGAGGATGGATTCAACAAACTGCTGAAAAGGTGCCAAGTTTCATGTCCAAGGTAAAACTGCCAGTTCAAACAAGGTCTGGGTGAAGGCAACGGTGAGAGGAGTTTCACTTTCAGCTCCTCATACACTCTATAGACTGCTTGTCATCACTTTTAAACACACTGAGTACCTTTAAGTCTAATTCTTCAGGACGTATAGCTGACACTGAGAAAGGAGACTAATCTAATTCCAGAACCACAAGCTAACCAGGTACCTTAAATCAAGAAGAGCAAAAGTAAGAAGCAAAGTGAGACAAGGACAAACTGAACACGGACCATGATCTGAAATTGACTCTAGCCAACAACACCCCCTCATACCTCCTAATAATGACCTTCCCCCTTCATGTTTCCATGTTGCTCTTTGAAAATGTCTCTGAGGATCTGACTATGTTGTTTTAGCTGGATGCACTTATTCATGGCATTGTACAGCGTTATGCCATTTGACGCAGTTCACTTAATCCTTGTTTATTCCTTATACCGACCGGCCTCGGGTGCAGCCCTTCAGCTCATCCACTATCATGTTAGCTCCTCTCCTTTTACTatagcttctgattggctgcatttcacaaacaaaagatttgaacagcaggtgggttgTATAGATCTTATATaacacaagcaaaatataacaGGTTTCATCAATACATGTGTTAACCTTCATATAGATATTTTAAAGCTCCAAATTCTTTATTATTGAGAAAACACCTGAACACGTTTTCAGTAAATTCGTGGAGGTTTCTGCATTCATACAAACAGCACATGTAGTGTGCTTAAAACTGTCTTTAAATGTTGTGTTTAATGTTgtgtgaaatgtgttttggttGGAGGATTGAGGGCACATTATCATGCTTACTGAAAAGAGGACCATTCAGTTTGCCTACACACAAACGTAAAAACTTAGATCGAGTGTGTTGTTCCAAGTAAAGCATGCCGTGGGTATAAAACACTGCCTAGATCTATTTCCATGTCTATGAAAGCAGAGCTGATCTCTGCTCCTTTATGTTAAGTAACTGTGTTTATTTGGGGCATTTTGATAGATCACTTTTTACAAGTGTTTGAGTGTGTATCACTTCTACTATTTTTACCTCTAAGTGTAGCCTCTGAATGTACTTAGTTTTGACCTACCTACAACTTGGGTGTCTCGTCATGCCCTTTgccagcccacacacacacacacacacacacgcacgcacaactGGCACGTATACTTCCCAcgctcatacacacacaaacagcgcCAGTAGCTATGTCTCTCCTACGCACAGGAACTGGGGCAGGTTGTGTCGGTGAATGTATGAATAAAGCTTTATGTAAGCCATTCACTACAGGCTCCCACTCACACAGCAGATTGTGACCATTCAAAACTTTCATTACAAAACCAGTCACCTTGCATAAGGTTGAAGGGAAGTTAAGCCAAGTTAACCATGTAAGCTGAAAGGTCAGTTTCACCGCTGGTTTATTTGTGGGGTGTGAGTTGAATTCTGATGGATGTTGACGTGTGCGTGATAGCAGCTACTACAGCTGCAACTGGCAGGTTCATCCATATGAGACCTCCAAATGGCAACAAGAGGTACAGTAGAAGTCAagtgatttttttgtctttttttattagaGATGATTTTTAAGGAAGCCATATGCGGCTTTTTAGGATAGGATTGTGAAACATTTACTGAGTCGAAGTCATCTTGGGTGCTTTTAAAAGATCTCTTCAAAAAGCCACACCAAGTAGTAGAAATTGTGTAAAGGTATATTGCTAGGTCAAAAGAATAATAAAGGACATATGGTTCCCAATGGGCTTAAGAGGGAACACAGAATCCCTTCAGTCAAAAATGGTCTATCTCCAATATTTAATGATGGTGCAGCTCTGTTCTGTGACCTCCGTGCCCTTCCTTGCTCATACGTGGAAAGCCTAAGGCAGGAAACACCTCTGATAATTACAAACCACATATTTgcatataaatattaaataatctgTAGACAAGGGCAACTTTTTTGTTAAGCAAAGTGTTCTGCTTTCAGTTAAAGTCCTATTGATTAACCAAAAAGGAAAGACGTGTGGATGGGTCCAGAAACAGAGAGATCACAGTTGTTGAAAAGCTGTCTCAAAATCACCAGATATGGTCTGAGGGTGAAATTACCTCATATTGCTCTTGAAAATGTATGTGCATTTATAAAACATGACCGCAGGATGGAACAGGAAGTCTCAAGCCAATCCAGCTCCTACAaactatataataataaaagctgGTCCGGGAATTTCTTGTCATGTCAGCTTTTATGAATGTTTAAGTAATCAAAGGTTTTCTGGTTACTTTGAACAGGATCTCGGACCATTATCCTCATGTGTAGAGTTATATTCTGTATGTTCAGTGACCAAGCTGTTTTGACAGTTAAATCAAACTTTTAATCTCAACTCACTCTGGACTCGTGTTTAACCCAGAACTGACGTTAATCCACTTTCCTCTTTGGCACATCCTCTGCTGCTGTGCACACTGGCACATCCGATGTGTGCTACAGGCGTCAAAGGACACATGAGCCATGACTCATTGATACTGGAGTGTTTCAACATAAGGGAATTATGCCATTCACATTACTGGATTCACACTGTGAAAGGTCTTAAAAAAAGCTGTGCCTTGCCTTGACTATTATTAGTACCATACTTCCCCTGTAGTAATCACCAAGATTGTCTGCCTTTGGctgcatttgtgtcagctgaCCATAATGCTAACCAATCAGCATCACCGGATTATAATGCTAGCTAAACTCAATTGAATCCCCATTGTTGCCCAACTGGAGTTTTCTTCCACATTCTTTCACTCTTAACACCatggaaaacacaaagataTGACCCAAGGTTGAGATAATGTTTCTGgtatttgtttgtctgtctttctgagtGGGCGTAGGGGTTTGGGGAGTACATGTGAAAAACACAAGTTAGCTTAAATTTAACTTTCTTGCTGCtaagaataaaacatgttttcctcCGGTGCTATTTATAGGTCTCACGTTGGGCCCCCAGACACAAACGTCACTGAGCCCTGCTTACCAGCACTGAGGCCacagtgtgggtgtgtgtgtgtgtttctgtcgcAATCAGAGTGTGAGGGAGGTTGTTTAAACTCTGAGATGAGGaaatacaaagcaaaaatgCAACTTCAGCATGCATGTTTATATGTGCTCTGTGGCTCTGTGCCCCTTCTGCTGTCAGGTGTTGGTGTGGTTAAGAAACGTTAAACAacggaaacacacacatatacactgtCTACTGCAGTTTTGCAGTGCAGTTACAGTGCCTGCAAGCACTCTGTctacatctgtgtgtgtcttcttttgtttctgcGTATCTGTGAGCATTCTCATGATCGCTTTTCAACCAAGTGCATACCAAGTTAGATGTAAcccagagaggaagaaaaggtgCTAGTGCTGATTGCTGCTCTTCGACTTGGCCTTTTTGGACGCCTACACATATTATGACACTCCGACGTCACTTCCACAGCGCTATTTATAAGCCTTTGTGTCTCTTTAGGAACAGTGTGGGTTTGCTTTTCATCGGTGACTCACTGAGtggaaggaggagggagggcgGGAGGGAGGAGAAAGGAGTGAAAAAAGGCAACAAGCACAGATGGAATCCAGTGTGAAGAAACTAACTGAGCAATCAATGACATTTATATTCGCACATCAGGCATGTACTTGACAACTTAGTGAGTCGTCTCTGCACAACAAAGTATGTGGTAGCGTGCTGAATTTAGCAGTAAAAAatgtcacatcaacaccaatCCGACTTATGTTATAAGGGTGATGTCAGACTAAAGGTTATTTACCATCTGTGTATCTGATTACTGTATTGTTGGATGATTTTTGTACACAACACTAATTAGCCTTTTCTCTCGTTTGCTTTGCTTTAGGTCTTTTGGTGAGAAAACTGAAGGACTTGAAGCTACAGAAAAAGGATCTACAAGCACCCTTCCCTCAAGAAAAGTTAGTAATTGAGTATGTTGTTAAACACAGTTTATTACAATTGTTGACTACAGTATTTGCCTAAAATGTTCTCCatgtgcttcttcttttctttttctgtccctCTGCAGGTCACTCAAGGTTTCTTCTGCTCTTAgatgaactggacagaagaaCAACAGAGAGCAGCGTTCGTGTTTTTACAAAATGGCAGAAGGAGAGAAACCTCTCTGATGTTATCCACTGAAGCTCCCCTTTCTGCTCCACTTGATAATTCCTGTTTCCAGCTTGACTCTATAATCAGTCTTTCTGAgaaatggatggatattttatgtttctgtgaaCTTGTTGGCAGCCAGCAAAGGTTCCGCTATCATGCCTGGTAGTTTTGGGACCTTGTAACCCTCAAAGACCTACCCTCCCAAATTCCCTGCATcccctcttctctccctcttctAAACCACGGAGAGCTTCAAGAAAATGGAGGCTCGTGAATCACCTGCGACAGGGCAGAAATGTCCAAACAAGGAACTAGCAAGGGAGAAGGTACCTCTACAAAGAAAATGGGCGTCAGAGCCTTCTGCAAACACCAAACGAAGCACTTTTGCTGACCTGGAGGCTCCTGGAGGATCAGCACCCCAGCAGAAGTACCCAATCACAGGGAATTCTGGAAAGCTGCTATCTGGACCATCTGCAGTTGGGGCCATAGGAGGCCCGCCATCTCAAGACCCACAAGGCCACTTTGCTCAGGGGTTCCACAGGGGATATCCTTACCAACTTGGCCAGCCATACCCTCAACATCCTCAATCTGAACGGTTTCTCTCAGGAGCCAAACCACAGCCAGGCCTAGAGCCTCATGCCTGGCCATTTGCTGGCCAGTTGCCCTCGGATGACCTATTCCCAGGACACCCAGGACACACTCACCCACATGGGGCTGGTGCAGGAAGGTTCCCTCGGCACAAATCTCCTAGTTTACCCAGCTCCTTTGGACAGTATTCTCAGTCAGGCCCGGAGCCCGGAGAGGAGGCCTAtggcaaaaaagagcaaaagccAAAAAAGCCTGGCAAGTACATCTGCCACTACTGTGGTCGAGCGTGCGCCAAGCCCAGCGTCTTGAAGAAGCACATCCGCTCACATACTGGAGAGAGGCCATACCCTTGTGTACCCTGTGGCTTTTCTTTCAAAACCAAGAGCAACCTTTACAAGCATCGCAAGTCCCATGCTCATGCCATCAAAGCTGGACTCGTACCATTTTCAGAGCTAGCTGTGGCCCGTAGTGGGGACATGGACCAGGCATCACCAGTGGGTGAGGCTGAGGTCCATTCAGATGGAGAGCAGAGTACCGATACGGATGAGGAAGGCGTGGAGCCCACCACCATGCTAACAGACAAAGACAGTCCAACCCTGCAGATCTCCTTTGAAGCTGACAAGAATACAGGTTATTTTCTTCTAtaagacactttaaaaaaaaatttttaagtAGAATTTTCCCAAAGAGTCAAAACAGTTTTGGTTCATAGAAACCCCTTCTTAACACATAGCTAGTTCTTTATATCTATGAACATCTTTTGATGCTTAAAATACTATTTGTTATGGGTATGTTTACAATGATCCAAAATAAAAACGTATTGGTTTACATTAATGCTGTTACACAGTTCAGCTACAGTGATATAAACTCTGCATGTATTTTGTTTACTGTGAATGGTTGTAATCTGTATCATCTTCATTTTTCCCACTATAAAGGTGGTGCCGAACCAGCATATGCAGATTCACCTGAAGAGCTACCCATTGGATCTATGAAAGTGCCTATTCTTATCGTTCCCAAGCCTGGGGGAGTCCCCTCCACAGGGATGGAGTGCCCCCCCTTTCATGACATAAAAGTGTCACACCACATGTTAGCATCAAAGGCTGGTGGAAGAGCACGTTCCCTGGATGACTCCCCAACAATCAAGCAACGTTTGGCCCTGAGGCTAAGTGACAAAAAAGGACAGGACACTGACCTTGCCATGTCCCAGTCACTTAACCTCCTCAGTCCTCACAGCAAAGGCAGCACAGACTCTGGCTACTTTTCACGCTCTGAGAGCGCAGAGCAGCAGATCAGCCCTCCAAATACCAACGTCAAGACGTACGAGGAGATTATGTTCGGTCGAACTTGGTACTACCGACCAAGCTCCAGGTCAAGACACTCTATAACAGTAGGCATGGCAGGGGCAGACCCCACTAGCTTGACTACCTTGAAGCAACCTGGTGCAATTCTGGAAATAGGGAAGATAGCTGAGGATCACATCTCTTTTAGAGAAGATGTAGGAATCTCAGAAGATCCAAAGCAGTATCCAACTGGGCCATGTCAAAGCAGTACAGGACTTCTAGAGCCTCCATCAGATTCTGGGCATCTTATTAGGAGTAACTCCATGCCAACTTCCACCCCTCCTAACCTCAGTGTTCCCCAAGGGATACGGGGTAGCCAATCCTTTGACAATGTTGTGACAGATGATGTGTTTTACCCGCCAGGCCATCGTAGGCTCACAAGACAGAGTGCATTTGAAAATTCAACCAATGAAGCCCACGTAGGAGAGGCCGAGGGCTTTGGACACTTACCTAAGAATTTAACTTCGTCTCTGGGTATGAAGATTGGTGAACGCGGCCCAGGAGTTCCAGAACATGTTGCCTTTAGTTATGGTACTAAAGTTAGTATGTCAGAAATAGCCacaagaaaaaggaggaaagaaaagagtgTTGGGGATGATGAGGACAGCCCTGGACACTGCGACAGTAGCTGTAGTGGTTCAGTGGAAATGATAGGGGACTATGACTTTAAACAAGGTAGTTTTGATGGGTCCAGAGCCACCCCAACAGGTAAAGGTTCCCTTCATAGTGCACACAGTCAGTCTGACAGCTTTGACACCTGTGCCAGCATGTGCTCCGAGGACATTGCACTATTTACTGACTCTGagggcagaaaaacagctgggAATGTCATATCAGTTATCCAGCACACCAACTCTCTCAGCCGTCCAAATTCCTTCGACAAGTCAGAGTCTTTTGAACAGCCAGCATATCAGCCTTCAGATAAAGCTCCATGTACTCAGTACTCTGAGCAGTCTGACACAGAGATCTTTGAAGATGCTCTAGGTCCTGAATCCACCCTTCTGAGGACAGAGAGCATGGAGCAGCAGCCACAAAGTGACAGTGACTTGGCCTCcctttcatcatcatcagctgcagcctcaccTGGACAGCCTTATCATATCCCACCCAAACTAGTCAGACAACCAAACATCCAGGTTCCTGAAATCAGGGTGACAGAGGAGCCAGACAAGCCTGATAAGGACACAGAAGCTCCAATGACCAAGGAGCTGGAGAAGCAGCAGCATGTCGAGGAGTTTCAATTGCCACAGAGAAGCGACACACTATCCCAAATGCCATCAGAAAAGCTCCCACCCAAGAAGAAGAGGCTCCGCCTAGCAGACATGGAACACTCATCTGGAGAATCAAGCTTTGAATCGACCTGCACCAGCCTTTCTCGTAGCCCCAGTCAAGAGAGTAACTTGTCCCACTCCTCTTCCCTTTCCATGTCATTTGACAGAGATGAAGGTCTCAAGTCTGTCTCACCAACAAAACAGGTACCCCATTTTTTTAGTAATTTCAAGTGCATTTACGTCTCTTTTATAGTAAGGTCTTCACTGAGGGGTTTGCATCCTGAACAAAGTGGAAactttgtctctttgtttctGTAAAGGATGATTCTTCAGTATCTGGTGGTGGGCCAAAGCAATCAGAGTTCCTGACTGTGCCAGGTAGTGGTTATTCTAGCCACCACCAGCAGAGGGAAATGAGGAGGTCTTCATCAGAACAGGCACCATGCACGCTGCCTATGGAGTTGCCTGAAATGCGCAGTAAATCCTTTGACTATGGAAGCTTGTCAACCTCAAGACAGGGAGAACTGTACTCCAGTGCTTCTGCAATGAAGGAACGTCGGCGTGGATATCTTGTTAGACAGGTAGTGTATAAACGATTAACTTATATTTAGATTAATTTGGCCGTGTGCCATTTGTATTCCTCAGAAAGAGAACACAGAAGTTGTCAGTGACAATGCATGGAATAAAAGAGCTGGAGTAAAGTAAACAACCTTGCAACTTCTTcaactgaacatttaaaaactcTGAGCTAGATGGAAGAAGAGGACTAGGAGCTTATTAAGGATGAAGGCACTACAAAATAATTTAGTATTTTAGCACCCCCATCAGCTTCATTCAAAGACATCCTAATGATGCCATGCTATACCGACATTATCATCTCAATACAATGCAATCACAATGTTATCATGCACTATATTAAGGTTTATATGGTATCCTTAGTCAAGCTAaccaaatataattttattaaagctAAACCACTTTCCCTCCACACTTCTCTGCATTTGGCAGGCTTCACTGAGTGTTTATCCAGAGGCAGTTACCCAGGAGCCAGGGGGCGCAGAAACGTCAATCAAACAGGAGAGTTTGGAGCATGGTGGATGGCCTGGTCCAGCAGGATCCCCTCACAGCAGCAGCGAAGCAGTCAGCAGAACCAAGAGAACTGGGACTGGTGCTGGTAAGCTTTACATTCATCTTAGTATGTTATCtatacatttttttgtcttataCTTTATTCATCATACTTTCCCAAACTTTTATTGAAAAATTTCTCGACTCAATAAACTACCCACATCCTTCCGTGCATGGATTGCATTCTGCTATTATAGCTTACTTTTGTAAAATGAGTATTCTTTTCAAATGTATGCATTTTATGCACAGATATAGGACCTCACCAACATCAACAGCACCACCAGCATATTCTCCAACAGAGTGTCAGCGAAGACAGCCTTCCAGAGGAACCTCTCTATAGCAGGTCAGACAAAATATACTTACAGAGAAATAacctaaaataataatagtacaGCCCTGCTTCAAAAACATCTGGGAAACTGTGTAAAATAACGCAATGAGAACAGAATGTAGTGAATTGCATAGAATTTAAAGTTGAAAGTAGTATCATGGATGCTGGCCTTTAAATTTGTGGTGATAAGAAAGCCTGAATACAGAACACCAAAGAATTCTTAAAAGAGATTTAAGATTTTGATTGTTTAGaccacaaaatgttttttctcacatttctgtaaaataaatatttgaaatgttattattttggtTGTAACTTCTCTTAAGAGGCTTTACATTATTTGAAAAtcattgcattacatttttatggTTGTATTTAGGGTCACATTTATTACTGCAAGTACTATGTCAGAAATTGCTGTAGCCTTCAACAAAATTGATAATGTTTTTGTCCTCTATAGGTCCCAGCAGCATCGCTTGCAGGCCCAAAGCTCGTCATCAGAGGGAGAGCATCCAGGTCATGAGGTCATGAGTAAAGATATGATGCAGCAGTACCAGAGTGGCcctcctttcctttctttcccACAACCAGGCCTCTTCTGGAATCAGGAGCCTGAACAGACACCAAGACAGCAGCAGACCCAGCAGGCCCAACTGCAACTCCAAAAACTCCACATCAGGTCACCCGGTCTCCCACTTCACAAACAGCAGCCACTCCACTCCCTGCAACAAGTCCACGATCAACAGCCATATGATGGAAAATCAGAAAATCCAACCTCTCAGATTTACTCTGCTTCTTTTTCAAATCGCAGCTCTCCTCTGTCAGCCTCGCtgtccaccacctcctccatgCTTCTGCAACAGATCCAACCCATATTTGCTACCCAGAACCTGGGCTCACAGGCCTCTTTGCCTGGTTTGCTGGTTCCTGTACGGATCCAAACCCATGTGCCATCGTTTGGTAGTGTTATGTACACCAGTGTTAGCCAGCTGATAGCTTCTCATGGTAGTGGAGCACAAGGTTTGGGTTCAGCCAGGCCAGGCAGTACTGACAACAGCAACATGTCTCCCCCGGTTGGTGTTGTGAGTGTCACAAAGCCACATGGAGGAGTTGGAGGAGGTTTCAACTTAGCACATTTCCTAGGGCAGACGGATGGTGCAGTGCTGCGGCACCCACTCTGGAAGGGTCCAGATTCACTACCAGAGCAACGTCTAAACACAGGGATCCCCCTATCACTAACATCAGGCACCATATCCACCACAGATGCATCAGGGTCTGCTATCGGAGGGGGCAAGCGCATGCTCTCTCCTACCAGCTCACTTGAGCTCTTCATCGAGACTAAGCAACAGAAAAGAGTAAAGGAGGAGAGGATGTATGGACAGATTGTCAAGGAGATGAGTGCTGTGGAGCTAAGTGGAACTGAAGGTGGCAGCAAGCCTGACAAGGGACAAGGAAGAGGTCTGAAGAGCGAAGGCTCCATGGATGATTCTGAAAGGATGTCCTCTTCTCCTCCATTAAGTGACTTCCCAGTTGCTACCAAGATTGCCATTCCTGTCCGTTCCTCTGCCCCCCATCTCTCTGACGTCCCTCGGCCTCAGAGCTTCACCCCTCCGCTCCAGATTGTCACAGACCGTTCTCCAGCTTCAGGTGGCTGCGACTCCCCAGAGGAGCTTGACGTGGACGATTCAGCCCAAGAGCCGAGCTCCAGCCCAGAGTCCATGGTTTCCTCTAACGACGCAGAAGACGCTGACAGCACGAAG comes from the Astatotilapia calliptera chromosome 15, fAstCal1.2, whole genome shotgun sequence genome and includes:
- the hivep2a gene encoding transcription factor HIVEP2a is translated as MEARESPATGQKCPNKELAREKVPLQRKWASEPSANTKRSTFADLEAPGGSAPQQKYPITGNSGKLLSGPSAVGAIGGPPSQDPQGHFAQGFHRGYPYQLGQPYPQHPQSERFLSGAKPQPGLEPHAWPFAGQLPSDDLFPGHPGHTHPHGAGAGRFPRHKSPSLPSSFGQYSQSGPEPGEEAYGKKEQKPKKPGKYICHYCGRACAKPSVLKKHIRSHTGERPYPCVPCGFSFKTKSNLYKHRKSHAHAIKAGLVPFSELAVARSGDMDQASPVGEAEVHSDGEQSTDTDEEGVEPTTMLTDKDSPTLQISFEADKNTGGAEPAYADSPEELPIGSMKVPILIVPKPGGVPSTGMECPPFHDIKVSHHMLASKAGGRARSLDDSPTIKQRLALRLSDKKGQDTDLAMSQSLNLLSPHSKGSTDSGYFSRSESAEQQISPPNTNVKTYEEIMFGRTWYYRPSSRSRHSITVGMAGADPTSLTTLKQPGAILEIGKIAEDHISFREDVGISEDPKQYPTGPCQSSTGLLEPPSDSGHLIRSNSMPTSTPPNLSVPQGIRGSQSFDNVVTDDVFYPPGHRRLTRQSAFENSTNEAHVGEAEGFGHLPKNLTSSLGMKIGERGPGVPEHVAFSYGTKVSMSEIATRKRRKEKSVGDDEDSPGHCDSSCSGSVEMIGDYDFKQGSFDGSRATPTGKGSLHSAHSQSDSFDTCASMCSEDIALFTDSEGRKTAGNVISVIQHTNSLSRPNSFDKSESFEQPAYQPSDKAPCTQYSEQSDTEIFEDALGPESTLLRTESMEQQPQSDSDLASLSSSSAAASPGQPYHIPPKLVRQPNIQVPEIRVTEEPDKPDKDTEAPMTKELEKQQHVEEFQLPQRSDTLSQMPSEKLPPKKKRLRLADMEHSSGESSFESTCTSLSRSPSQESNLSHSSSLSMSFDRDEGLKSVSPTKQDDSSVSGGGPKQSEFLTVPGSGYSSHHQQREMRRSSSEQAPCTLPMELPEMRSKSFDYGSLSTSRQGELYSSASAMKERRRGYLVRQASLSVYPEAVTQEPGGAETSIKQESLEHGGWPGPAGSPHSSSEAVSRTKRTGTGADIGPHQHQQHHQHILQQSVSEDSLPEEPLYSRSQQHRLQAQSSSSEGEHPGHEVMSKDMMQQYQSGPPFLSFPQPGLFWNQEPEQTPRQQQTQQAQLQLQKLHIRSPGLPLHKQQPLHSLQQVHDQQPYDGKSENPTSQIYSASFSNRSSPLSASLSTTSSMLLQQIQPIFATQNLGSQASLPGLLVPVRIQTHVPSFGSVMYTSVSQLIASHGSGAQGLGSARPGSTDNSNMSPPVGVVSVTKPHGGVGGGFNLAHFLGQTDGAVLRHPLWKGPDSLPEQRLNTGIPLSLTSGTISTTDASGSAIGGGKRMLSPTSSLELFIETKQQKRVKEERMYGQIVKEMSAVELSGTEGGSKPDKGQGRGLKSEGSMDDSERMSSSPPLSDFPVATKIAIPVRSSAPHLSDVPRPQSFTPPLQIVTDRSPASGGCDSPEELDVDDSAQEPSSSPESMVSSNDAEDADSTKQPTSNKMPVSMLVQLDANQSPGLPGAAGQTLLLTDVADVQQLFQFPSLRTMSRVSWCFLNYTKPNSTQAALRSSVYSSWCVSSYNPNPLNLSTKASLALLRSKQKRNTDLMYTTAAMSPPSSGKLVSSVAWKLRFDQLKPELMPVDVSHFGRKMKGVVSWDRSKEEQVEKEVSVKQPAAEPTRIKIFEGGYKSNEDYVYVRGRGRGKYICEECGIRCKKPSMLKKHIRTHTDIRPYVCKFCNFAFKTKGNLTKHMKSKAHMKKCLELGVSMSSVEDTEADEGDVGDEGQRSSEKNSRGEMADHQFSDADDSEGGEEDGDEVDDEDDDEEDYDGDSTPKTRSRSTSPQPYGLPSLSVTAVAASQPVPHFSYHSASDLLGNTSRPPLFGYFTTVPSIQITPQAPPTDLARREHSQSEYHRGQQRSQGSRLLVPPSSSSSMDEDLPVPSPDLSSPSSRLSSPGLDNSGCPSPISPSSSPSARRYLSPRRDLSPRAGHLSPRRDISPLRHISPKRDLGAAGGYRRDLSPRRGHLSLLSPLSRPTSPSGRDYKRDLSPRGRHRGMIRPVSPRRGLHQHLHHQSQQSGARGLRLSHQTGALGQGEFSALGRHTASTEMETEHPGSPSSVDQGSRGNQSSPPHQVLFSHLPLHSQLQVRSPYPMIPIGGIQIVHSVPASVNTPLAQQGALQAARMSLQKSISEDSITSEAHFTSFSERGGHGAVVGETVRDSVSPLRSSQEKEGEGGVRQEQEQEEGIQTCTKAIASLYIDSKEFAERGGGGGRVDDGKDGSRAPSSSSSPSALSPDSHQHHSPSPHPSPSPPQGPGIQHFSSLELRPPHSSVPASPHSPSSSSSPYPPSPGSDSLQPPMASKLLKLERDREAESTKRSKDVS